One window from the genome of Oceanicoccus sp. KOV_DT_Chl encodes:
- a CDS encoding LysR family transcriptional regulator, with amino-acid sequence MDTQNLKAFVEVAETSSFSHAAEILHLTQPAVSKRIAALESQLDCKLFDRINRTVQLTEAGHSLLPKARQILLAVQEAKRSIDDLQGDISGQLRIGISHHIGLHRLPPVLQAFTRQHPNVHFDIDFMDSEEAHEQVMHGQIELGVVTLDPADNSPLRRQPVWQDKLLVTVSPDHPLAQSGRADITTLSQFPAILPGLNTYTGQIIKALFQQHSLKLDVSMATNYLETIKMMVSIGLGWSVLPHTMIDDSLKVLDIDDLKLHRTLGYVVHPNRSLSNAANAFVEALQANGVS; translated from the coding sequence ATGGATACCCAAAACTTAAAGGCCTTTGTGGAAGTGGCCGAAACCAGCTCTTTTTCTCACGCCGCAGAAATACTGCACTTAACACAGCCAGCCGTCAGCAAGCGGATCGCAGCGCTTGAAAGCCAACTGGATTGCAAGCTCTTCGACCGCATCAATCGCACTGTACAGCTAACTGAAGCCGGCCATTCGCTGCTCCCCAAAGCCCGGCAAATCCTGCTGGCAGTGCAGGAGGCGAAACGCAGCATTGATGATTTACAGGGTGATATAAGTGGCCAGTTACGGATTGGTATCAGTCACCATATTGGCCTGCATCGTTTACCGCCCGTATTACAAGCCTTTACACGCCAACACCCCAATGTCCATTTTGATATAGATTTTATGGATTCCGAAGAGGCACATGAACAAGTGATGCATGGTCAGATTGAGCTAGGTGTAGTCACACTGGACCCGGCAGACAATAGCCCGTTACGCCGCCAGCCGGTCTGGCAAGATAAATTACTGGTTACCGTATCGCCAGACCACCCACTGGCGCAATCAGGCCGTGCTGACATCACTACCCTCAGTCAATTTCCGGCAATCTTACCTGGCCTGAATACATACACTGGGCAAATTATAAAAGCATTATTTCAACAGCATTCGTTAAAGCTCGATGTCTCAATGGCAACAAACTATTTGGAAACGATAAAAATGATGGTGTCGATAGGATTGGGCTGGAGTGTGCTGCCACACACGATGATTGATGACAGTCTTAAAGTATTAGACATTGATGATCTAAAATTACATCGAACGTTAGGTTATGTTGTGCATCCCAATCGCAGCCTTAGCAATGCGGCTAACGCCTTTGTTGAGGCGCTACAAGCCAATGGCGTCTCTTAA
- the leuB gene encoding 3-isopropylmalate dehydrogenase, with the protein MTVSRKVLVISGDGIGPEITVETRKVLDVLNQRMDLGIEFDEALLGGAALDVTGIPMPAETLDKAKASDAILFAAIGGPKWDAVGRDLRPEKGLLQFRSALELFGNLRPAILYPQLADASSLKPEVVAGLDILIVRELTGGIYFGEPRGIRTLENGEREGYNTYKYNESEIRRIGKMAFEAAQKRGGKLCSVDKSNVLEATILWREVMQEMAADYPDVELSHMYVDNAAMQLVRAPKQFDVIVTGNMFGDILSDAAAMLTGSIGMLPSAALDKNGRGMYEPCHGSAPDIAGQGKANPLAMILSAAMMLRYSLGAIEAANAIEAAVGSVLDAGLRTGDIYSAGTTLVSTSEMGDAVAAAL; encoded by the coding sequence GTGACTGTAAGTAGAAAAGTATTAGTAATTTCCGGTGATGGTATTGGCCCTGAGATTACCGTAGAAACCCGCAAGGTGCTTGATGTACTGAACCAGCGGATGGATTTGGGAATAGAATTTGATGAGGCGTTGTTAGGCGGTGCTGCTCTTGATGTTACTGGCATACCCATGCCTGCCGAAACGCTTGACAAAGCAAAAGCTTCCGACGCTATTTTATTTGCTGCCATCGGTGGCCCCAAGTGGGATGCTGTTGGCCGTGATTTACGCCCGGAAAAAGGTTTGTTGCAATTTCGTTCGGCGCTGGAATTGTTTGGTAATTTACGTCCCGCTATTTTGTACCCACAACTTGCCGATGCCTCTTCGCTAAAGCCCGAAGTGGTAGCTGGTCTCGATATTTTAATTGTCCGTGAATTAACCGGTGGTATTTATTTTGGCGAGCCGCGCGGTATTCGCACATTAGAAAACGGCGAGCGAGAGGGCTATAACACTTACAAATACAATGAGTCTGAAATTCGTCGCATCGGTAAAATGGCCTTTGAAGCTGCGCAAAAGCGCGGTGGTAAATTATGTTCCGTCGACAAATCGAATGTATTGGAAGCCACTATTTTATGGCGCGAAGTGATGCAGGAAATGGCGGCAGACTACCCAGACGTTGAGCTGTCACATATGTATGTGGATAACGCGGCAATGCAACTGGTGCGTGCGCCTAAACAGTTTGATGTAATTGTTACCGGAAATATGTTTGGCGATATCCTCTCAGACGCGGCGGCTATGTTGACCGGTTCGATTGGTATGTTGCCATCTGCGGCGCTGGATAAAAATGGTCGTGGCATGTATGAACCCTGTCATGGTTCGGCACCCGATATAGCTGGGCAAGGTAAAGCGAATCCATTGGCGATGATTTTATCGGCAGCGATGATGTTGCGGTATTCTTTAGGCGCTATTGAGGCCGCCAATGCCATCGAAGCTGCTGTCGGTAGCGTGTTAGATGCGGGTTTGCGAACCGGCGATATTTATTCTGCTGGCACTACCTTAGTCAGTACCAGTGAAATGGGTGATGCGGTTGCCGCAGCACTATAG
- a CDS encoding protein kinase, whose product MSSIPPLELPGYQIKNPLGEGGMAVVYLAVQQSLDRPVAIKVLNTTLLADPIVESQFQQESLLVAGLNHPNIIQVYDQGTLVDSDGQAHPYFVMQYVKSITLTAITKRADVSCHVNSIL is encoded by the coding sequence TTGTCTTCGATACCTCCGCTAGAGTTGCCTGGATACCAGATAAAGAATCCCTTGGGTGAAGGGGGCATGGCGGTTGTGTATCTTGCTGTGCAGCAATCGCTTGATCGCCCAGTGGCTATTAAAGTCTTGAATACCACGCTATTGGCGGATCCCATTGTAGAATCCCAGTTTCAGCAGGAGTCCTTACTTGTTGCCGGACTCAATCATCCCAATATTATTCAGGTCTATGACCAGGGCACATTGGTAGACAGTGATGGTCAAGCGCACCCTTATTTTGTCATGCAGTATGTCAAAAGCATCACTTTAACCGCAATTACAAAGCGTGCTGATGTTTCCTGTCACGTAAACTCGATATTGTAG
- the leuD gene encoding 3-isopropylmalate dehydratase small subunit — MKSFTTVTGLVAPMDRANVDTDMIMPKQFLKSIKRSGFGPFMFDELRYLDEGQPDMDCSSRPKNPDFPLNFDRYQGAEVLLARDNFGCGSSREHAPWAIEDYGFRALIAPSFADIFFNNCFKNGLLPIALDAAIVDQLFQEMYAEEGYKLTIDLQAQIIRKPNGDEIPFEVDGFRKHCLLNGLDDIGITLQDADAIKTFETEWQKKSPWLFGAGQ; from the coding sequence ATGAAAAGTTTTACTACAGTTACCGGCTTGGTTGCACCCATGGATCGCGCCAATGTTGATACCGATATGATTATGCCCAAGCAATTCCTTAAATCGATTAAGCGTTCGGGTTTTGGTCCCTTTATGTTTGATGAGCTGCGCTATTTGGATGAAGGGCAGCCTGATATGGATTGTTCATCACGACCAAAAAACCCTGACTTCCCGTTAAACTTCGATCGTTATCAAGGTGCGGAAGTATTGCTGGCCCGTGATAATTTTGGTTGCGGTTCTAGCCGTGAACATGCGCCTTGGGCGATTGAGGATTATGGCTTTCGTGCGTTGATTGCGCCTAGCTTTGCTGACATTTTCTTCAACAACTGTTTTAAAAATGGATTGTTACCCATTGCGTTAGATGCCGCTATTGTAGATCAGTTATTTCAGGAAATGTATGCAGAAGAGGGCTATAAGCTCACCATCGATTTACAGGCGCAAATTATTCGGAAACCCAATGGTGATGAAATCCCGTTTGAAGTCGATGGATTTCGCAAACACTGTTTGCTAAATGGTTTGGATGATATTGGTATTACCTTGCAAGATGCGGATGCTATTAAAACCTTTGAAACCGAGTGGCAAAAAAAATCCCCCTGGTTGTTTGGGGCCGGTCAGTAA
- a CDS encoding serine/threonine-protein kinase translates to MGKERQRDQLPDNYKLLDVLKENQFGASYLVSEPKRQQWLVVKKQQIAYEGNAYITATALAKLSHPHIARIHGTARNDRVFIVVMEYVTGGSLQERLTQAFSLDRWLLLAQQICKGLHEAHQLGLLHGNLRPSNILVETSTHIKLTDFGFDDHSVGTGIDWYQPLHEQCSVASDIFSAGAVLFHLLTGEIILQNGKGIKNIDALSILPGPLEKIVSKMLAVNPDKRYSNIEQVRVALQTFCETEETIKIQAEPAQDKLHRGNKRWHRLAKAGLILAGLFFVAEIFWLLDLFGPLRDAIGL, encoded by the coding sequence ATGGGAAAAGAGCGCCAGCGCGACCAGTTACCCGATAATTACAAATTACTTGATGTGCTGAAAGAAAATCAATTTGGCGCCAGCTACTTAGTGAGCGAGCCAAAACGTCAACAGTGGTTGGTTGTAAAAAAACAACAGATCGCTTATGAAGGTAATGCTTATATTACGGCAACTGCTTTAGCTAAATTATCGCATCCACATATAGCAAGGATTCATGGCACCGCAAGAAATGACCGTGTGTTTATTGTAGTGATGGAATACGTCACTGGCGGTAGTTTGCAGGAACGATTAACCCAGGCCTTTTCATTGGATCGATGGTTGTTATTAGCCCAACAAATATGCAAAGGCCTTCATGAAGCCCATCAACTTGGCTTATTACATGGTAATCTTCGCCCCAGTAATATTCTGGTGGAGACATCCACGCATATAAAACTGACGGATTTTGGTTTTGATGATCATAGTGTCGGTACTGGCATCGACTGGTATCAACCGCTGCATGAACAGTGCTCAGTGGCCTCTGATATTTTTTCCGCGGGTGCAGTATTATTTCACTTATTGACTGGAGAAATAATTCTCCAGAACGGAAAAGGTATCAAGAACATTGATGCGTTAAGTATTTTACCTGGACCGCTTGAGAAAATTGTTAGTAAGATGCTGGCGGTAAATCCTGATAAGCGTTACAGCAACATTGAGCAGGTAAGGGTGGCGTTACAAACCTTTTGCGAAACAGAAGAAACGATCAAAATACAAGCCGAGCCTGCACAGGATAAACTTCATCGGGGCAATAAGCGGTGGCATCGGCTGGCTAAAGCGGGCTTGATTTTAGCGGGATTGTTTTTTGTCGCTGAAATTTTCTGGTTGCTGGATTTATTCGGGCCATTAAGAGACGCCATTGGCTTGTAG
- the leuC gene encoding 3-isopropylmalate dehydratase large subunit, producing MSAKTLYDKLWDAHLVKQRDDGTALIYIDRQLVHEVTSPQAFEGLRLAGRKLWRSDANLATPDHNVPSLKSERDGGVAGIVEDISRIQVQTLDDNCDEFGIPEFEINDIRQGIVHVIGPEQGATLPGMTVVCGDSHTATHGALGALAHGIGTSEVEHALATQCLIQKKMKNMQVNVDGVLNPGVTPKDVILAIIGTIGTAGGNGHAIEFAGSVFRNMSIEGRMTVCNMAIEGGARVGMVAVDETTIDYVKGRPFSPKGDDWDKAVSWWKTLHSDDGAHFDRVVTIDASSIVPQVTWGNSPEMVTGINGIVPNPADIADPAKKAATERALQYMGLTGGMSITDIKLDCVFIGSCTNSRIEDLRAAAKVAKGKKVASNVKRVLVVPGSGLVKAQAEAEGLDKVFLDAGMEWREPSCSMCLAMNSDKLGAGEHCASTSNRNFEGRQGFGGRTHLVSPEMAAAAAIAGHFVDVRDVM from the coding sequence ATGAGCGCGAAAACCCTCTATGACAAATTGTGGGACGCCCACTTGGTCAAGCAGCGGGACGATGGTACTGCGTTGATTTATATCGACCGGCAATTAGTCCATGAAGTCACGTCCCCTCAGGCTTTTGAAGGGTTGCGTCTCGCAGGCCGCAAGTTATGGCGCTCGGATGCCAACTTGGCGACCCCTGATCACAATGTACCTTCGCTGAAATCTGAGCGTGATGGCGGTGTTGCCGGTATTGTCGAGGATATCTCACGTATTCAAGTTCAGACCCTGGATGATAATTGTGATGAATTTGGTATTCCAGAGTTTGAGATTAACGATATTCGTCAGGGTATTGTCCATGTAATTGGTCCTGAGCAGGGTGCCACATTGCCAGGCATGACCGTAGTCTGTGGCGACTCTCACACCGCAACCCATGGCGCCTTGGGTGCTTTGGCACATGGTATTGGTACTTCTGAAGTTGAGCATGCACTGGCAACCCAGTGTTTGATTCAGAAAAAAATGAAGAATATGCAGGTCAATGTCGATGGTGTGCTGAACCCTGGTGTTACCCCGAAAGACGTGATTCTTGCCATTATTGGCACCATCGGAACAGCGGGTGGCAATGGCCATGCGATTGAGTTTGCCGGCAGTGTGTTCCGTAATATGTCGATTGAAGGCCGCATGACGGTTTGTAATATGGCGATTGAAGGCGGTGCTCGCGTGGGTATGGTCGCGGTTGATGAGACCACTATCGACTATGTAAAGGGGCGTCCCTTTAGCCCCAAGGGTGACGACTGGGACAAGGCGGTCAGCTGGTGGAAGACCTTACACAGTGATGACGGTGCACATTTTGATCGCGTGGTTACTATTGATGCTTCAAGCATAGTGCCGCAAGTGACATGGGGTAATTCCCCGGAAATGGTGACCGGTATTAATGGCATTGTACCTAACCCTGCTGATATCGCTGATCCTGCGAAAAAAGCCGCCACTGAGCGTGCTTTGCAATACATGGGTTTAACCGGTGGCATGTCAATTACTGACATTAAACTCGACTGTGTATTTATAGGTTCCTGTACCAATTCCCGCATCGAAGATTTACGAGCTGCGGCAAAAGTTGCCAAGGGTAAAAAAGTCGCCAGCAATGTTAAGCGCGTATTAGTTGTGCCTGGGTCGGGCTTGGTCAAAGCGCAAGCTGAGGCGGAAGGTCTTGATAAAGTTTTTCTGGATGCGGGTATGGAGTGGCGTGAACCGAGTTGCTCTATGTGTCTGGCTATGAATTCTGACAAATTAGGGGCAGGGGAACACTGTGCATCGACTTCAAACCGAAATTTTGAAGGTCGCCAGGGCTTTGGTGGGCGCACCCACTTGGTTAGTCCTGAAATGGCCGCAGCAGCAGCCATTGCCGGTCACTTTGTTGACGTTCGCGACGTCATGTAA
- a CDS encoding serine/threonine-protein kinase, with product MSYAHRNGVVHRDIKPANILVDYDGHVRVVDFGIAGYFKKLANANGQQTQSVIMGTPAYMSPEQADPEAEASYLSDIYSLGVLMHELFLGFRPDEKKSVTQHLAKALMDIIRQCLHTDLKQRPQSAEEVERRLLLLLQGKHLANPLWEKSASATSYPIITNYLMC from the coding sequence TTGTCCTATGCGCACCGTAATGGCGTAGTACACCGTGATATTAAACCTGCCAATATTTTGGTTGATTATGACGGTCATGTGCGGGTGGTTGATTTCGGTATTGCCGGTTATTTCAAAAAGCTGGCTAATGCTAATGGCCAGCAAACTCAGTCTGTGATTATGGGCACCCCTGCTTATATGTCGCCTGAGCAGGCTGACCCGGAAGCCGAGGCAAGCTATCTCAGTGATATTTATTCGCTTGGGGTTTTGATGCATGAATTGTTTTTAGGTTTTCGTCCTGACGAGAAAAAGTCAGTGACTCAGCATTTAGCCAAAGCGCTAATGGATATTATCAGGCAGTGTTTGCATACTGATTTGAAACAGCGACCCCAATCTGCTGAGGAAGTAGAGCGCCGCTTACTGTTATTGTTACAAGGTAAGCATTTAGCTAATCCCTTATGGGAAAAGAGCGCCAGCGCGACCAGTTACCCGATAATTACAAATTACTTGATGTGCTGA
- a CDS encoding FHA domain-containing protein: MAIQEDNPFNPAKSSTAIWELVAEGDWLVGQRFRINGHAVLGRDASCDITIPGTHLSRRHAELAVKGNKLQIRDLGSSNGTYVNDVKVMDSELKTGDTVRFDVLRFRIQGPESAELDSNATMIREALPKKPVTSPKPRPDSKNWKTKPTSVGNRSTTEQMSTVKKASNTLWTAIIVVIGLATVAGIGFLITQL, encoded by the coding sequence TTGGCAATCCAAGAAGACAACCCGTTCAACCCTGCCAAAAGCAGTACTGCAATTTGGGAATTGGTCGCTGAGGGCGATTGGCTAGTAGGCCAACGATTTAGAATAAACGGCCACGCGGTGTTAGGTAGAGATGCCAGCTGCGATATCACTATACCCGGCACCCATTTATCCAGACGTCATGCTGAGCTGGCGGTCAAAGGCAATAAGTTACAAATACGCGATCTGGGTTCATCTAATGGCACTTATGTCAACGATGTAAAAGTCATGGATTCAGAGTTAAAAACAGGAGACACCGTTCGCTTTGATGTATTACGCTTTCGTATTCAGGGGCCAGAGTCAGCGGAACTCGACAGCAACGCGACTATGATTAGAGAAGCCCTCCCTAAAAAACCAGTGACATCACCCAAGCCACGTCCTGATTCCAAAAACTGGAAAACCAAGCCGACCTCTGTTGGCAACCGCAGCACCACCGAGCAAATGTCGACGGTTAAAAAAGCCAGCAATACACTATGGACTGCAATTATTGTCGTTATTGGTCTCGCCACAGTGGCGGGTATCGGTTTTTTAATCACCCAGTTATAA